A genomic window from Chanos chanos chromosome 14, fChaCha1.1, whole genome shotgun sequence includes:
- the LOC115827590 gene encoding chemokine-like receptor 1, whose product MSSAENVTVAFDYDAYIREEEVKDMPDFKDYTRIMYIAAYSVVCFLGSALNLFVFCRCMYAHCKQKKSNVLVWIFSLAVSHLVFCLFTPLQLHSAIHHFVWKSGTFFCKFSSFIIYTNMFSTGLILTLWTVHDLLPSCRQRNLCKSCDVFMVLGAFTMGALLAMPSLLSREIKDKAMGEQCLDDYRFGEAEETQYGRDRTLAVVCVRFFAGLALPAFVMGIACCVRREPRNKGQSKIICCMKVAYLVLWGPLISLTMLQAVTGQSHSFSQLIPGATAVAALHSCVNPIICILAGKDFKMNWMQQSDSREIP is encoded by the coding sequence ATGTCATCGGCAGAAAACGTCACTGTTGCTTTTGACTATGATGCGTACatcagagaagaggaggttaAAGACATGCCTGATTTTAAAGATTACACTAGGATCATGTATATAGCAGCATACTCTGTTGTCTGCTTCCTTGGCTCGGCACTCAACCTCTTTGTCTTCTGCAGATGTATGTATGCtcactgtaaacagaaaaaatcaaACGTGTTGGTCTGGATTTTCAGCTTGGCTGTGAGCCACTTGGTCTTCTGCCTCTTCACTCCACTCCAGCTCCACTCTGCTATTCATCACTTTGTCTGGAAGTCTGGAACGTTCTTCTGCAAGTTCAGTTCCTTCATCATCTACACGAATATGTTCTCCACCGGTCTGATCCTCACCCTGTGGACCGTACACGACCTCCTGCccagctgcagacagagaaaccTGTGCAAATCATGTGATGTGTTTATGGTGTTGGGGGCGTTTACTATGGGAGCGCTTTTAGCCATGCCATCACTGCTCTCCAGGGAGATCAAGGACAAAGCCATGGGGGAGCAGTGCCTGGATGACTACAGGTTTGGGGAGGCAGAGGAGACGCAGTATGGCCGGGACAGAACGTTGGCAGTGGTTTGCGTGCGTTTTTTCGCGGGCCTGGCCCTTCCTGCCTTTGTGATGGGAATCGCCTGTTGCGTTAGGAGAGAACCGAGGAATAAAGGCCAGTCAAAGATCATCTGCTGCATGAAGGTGGCTTATCTAGTTCTCTGGGGTCCACTGATCTCTCTGACCATGCTGCAGGCAGTCACGGGTCAGTCACACTCCTTCAGTCAGTTGATTCCAGGTGCCACGGCTGTGGCAGCCCTTCACAGCTGTGTCAACCCCATCATCTGTATTCTGGCAGGCAAAGACTTTAAAATGAACTGGATGCAGCAGAGTGACAGCAGAGAGATACCGTGA